Below is a window of Lepisosteus oculatus isolate fLepOcu1 chromosome 8, fLepOcu1.hap2, whole genome shotgun sequence DNA.
aaccaaaagtttggaagaaagtgattatacttttcaaagtcctgcatttggcattgaatgcacaggcAGATTGACTCATGAGACCACAAtggattgggtattcctgactcttaccctatttacacctgaaagcatgctcattgagaaccattcaacacaaaatttccaataacagaatacttgataaaaaatagaattttaccattgttgatacatACTCATTGGTCTGGATTGGTGGCTTAGTCATTTCCGACTAATATTCTAATTCggtgaagtatactgtatgtatcttccactcaaatgattttaaagttgcattaagaaagtctaaaccctaaccctaatctagCCCAAATCCATGTCCAGAGAAAGGCTTAGGATCCCCACAAAGTGTAGACAATTTTTGAGGCATGGcaggacagaaataaaactttggaaagtgatatttcagtgttacctgaatattttttcatacacaTATGGCAAGGTACACCGCATTGtcataaaaaggaaatgttgtcaAATTTGCACTAAAAGCAAAAGCGTGAAGCTGATTTCAatgtagacaatttgtgattgcatggctgtattttaggacagaaatgaaatttaggaaaagtgatatttcaatgtcatctgaacagtttttttcttacaaatatgtctatacactgcattgccctaaaatggaatgttgcttcaaatgccctaaaatcaaaactttgataGAAAGTCATCATAAtattcaaactcttgcatttggcattgaacacacaggcatattaataaattaagccagcatttattgtgttttgctgacTGTCAGCCTAGGTAAGCCTGAAACTAGGCTCACTGAGAAAACCATTTAACAAGACATTGTTTATTACAGTCaagattttacaattgttgatacatgcTCTCTGGTTTGACGATGTTTCTTCGTCATACCCAACTAAAATTCTCAAAGTTAAAGCAGGGTagccatttgttttataaatgctaCTAGATTTATTAGGTTTGTATCACACATGAAAACATCACTGCAGTGAAGCTTTGTCTTGACTGCTTTGTCATCTGATTCAGCTGACGCCTCCAGTTATTGATAAGAATGATGGTGTTATTTCAAGGTGGTGCACTAACAGAAGAACACCATGTGAAATAGCTACAGGAGTCAACATGAATTAATATGACTGAATTATACACCataaataatagaaacattgcatactttgctattttggggacacattttaacaataccaatgagaatgtttttggagTTACGGTCTAGAATGTGTTATACTTGATTCTATCAATCCTTGAAGTACCAGATCATTGACAATATACTGAAATACACTGAAAAGACTAATCTCCGCCACATGTTTCGTTCTATGTCTCTGTGTTAATCAGTATGAGGTAAAAGACCAACAGGCACCCTGGAAAGACTCAAGCTACTGGCCAGAGCTGGTAGTGGACACCAggccctgcagctctgcagtcAGTGAAGTGCAGATACCTTTCAATATTGCTCACCCAAGCACAAGTGCTGGAAATTCCTGAATAGTGAGCAGACAATGGAACTATACTCCTATGatttgaagaaaatcaaaatactagagcaagaaaaactagatttaacaacagaaaattgGGTATCGTACTGATCAAATGgggcaaaaaacaaatcaagatcatacatttacaaagcaaaaaaatatcacaaagcaggtaatgaagggtattgatatgtgtataacaatacaattccacatttaactgaatagatttaattcttaaatgtgcacatgtacattcattttgtattcaaagTTCATCACTGTAATCACAAAGCAAGTCACTGTTATGCTTCTGCTGATGTCACGGAATCTATGATGTCATCAAGCTGCACTAAGTTCCAAAGAAAATCCATCCAGCAGTCAGTGCAGGTATCTTGCTAAGGTGACACAATGCCAGGAGTTCTCTGCTGCTGGCCAAACTGCCTAAAACCAAATGGCCACAAAGagggaaagaagaagaagaagaaaagagtgaAACAGAAAGACTGTAAAGAAAGTCCAGCAAGGTCTGACCAACATGAACAGACCGTGAATTTCAGTGAGAGAGATGAAGCAAATGAGGAAGCCAGCCAGAAACATCAGCTGATGGAGAACAATCTTAAGCACAATGGACAGACAACAGACACTGtgaagacagaggaagaggcaaaaGACACAATCATATCAGACACATTGACAGTGAATAGAGAGCAGGTTATGATGAATGAGGAAGTGAAAATGGACACCATCAGTGAAcagaaggaagagagaggaacgGTCAATCAGATTGAGGACAATAAAGATGAAACACCAACCCTAGACCAAAAAttggaagaaaatctcagcATGAACGATGAAATGAAAGACCATCAATTTAAACAACATGAACGGCTGATCGTCCCAAGCAGCATAAAGgaggaaggaaagagaaattacaaagaggacaaagacaaaggaaaaggttacagagagcctgaagctcaggaagacacagaagtagcagaaaaggcagatggagagaaagagaaaagcaataGCCCTCAAAGGCATGAGAGGGGAGCTGGAAGCATGATGATCACAGATGACGAGGATGAAGGCAATGCCACTGCAGAAATGCAGATACTTCTAAGGATGGAGAAGAGTTCCCTCTTTGCCAAGAACAACCCTTCACCTCAAACAGAGAGCTGTGCAGGGGAGACAAATTCTGAAACTGAGACCAAAATCAACTGTCCCAGACCCTGGGAGCCCCTCCCTCAAAGGAAGAGACAGGCCCGTGAgacaagacagaaaaacaaactgccaaCAAATTGGTACGACCCTCCTAGCTCTGACAGCCAGCCACTACCATCAAGAGACACAgtctggagagagaggaaaatctcCTCTTCTACAAGAGTCGAGGGTCGCCCTGCTATATATTCCCAGCCCCATCAGAGGACTGAAGAtatgaggagagacaggagggattCGCATCCGCACTCTCTCCCCTTTACACCTCCACAGGACTCCTGGAAAAggaacagggaggagagagagatagccAGAGGGTCCAGGTTTCCAGAAGGAAACAGAAGGATTTGCTGTGGATTCCAAGGCTACAGCCATCAGAGACAGCAGGATGTGTccaggagacagacacagtcTTACCATCCAGGTGAGGCCAGAATCCCCTACCATACACACGTTgcagccaggaaacagaacaaGTGGGAGAATGAACAGAAATTCCCCCAAATCAGGCAGAACAGGGAAGAAACTTCAGAGAAGCAGAGGGGATGTGAGAGGAGGAGGCCTCGACTGGCTTTCCTCCAGACAGGATCAGAAGCTGAAGCAGAGCCTGTCCATCCACAAGCTCCTCCCAAAAGACAGGCCTGTGCAAGGCAGTGGGAACAGAGAGTCCAAGTACAAGGAGCCGGTCAAAATCCACAGGACCTGCTGTGCAAGAAAATATGGACCCTCATGGGCTATggccacaggaacaagtaacttgttgaatgaatgttctctctgaactctgacttaacaaaaaaagagagccataggagaaagtatttataccacctttacagcaacaaaattctgttgtgttaattacttttgagaaaataaatgggtattattgaattaacctttgcaagtgtatttattaaaatactatagGTAAGAGGATGGTATCCTAAGTGTTTGAGACTGCTTGGTCTTTTTAAGCCAATGTTTTATAATTGGTGTTGAATCAAGAATACAATAATGGCAGCTTATAACATTTTCTATCTAGGGGTTAAGTATATTAAGAGAAGGATTAATAATGATAGAACCGACTTTTGCAGTGTACAAAGCAGCCTTTCAGTTGAACAGAGAGGATGAGCAGATGTTAATGACATGAACCACCTGACAGTCAATTACTGTAGATGTGGCTGATCAATGTGATGAGTTATGCAATATTACATGTTGACTGCTTGTACATTGTTTATCGAATTGTTGGGATAAAGCTAAGATAACCAGTGTGACTTTGATGATAAATAACATTCAATATTAAACGAAcccatattaaaatcatttgaaagttgttataatgttaaaaattacttatgaagaatttgtgtaaagttgactttaatgattaatgcaaattatttttggtgACACCTTTGTCCAAGACATTTTAGATTTCTGAACAagtggttttcaaaaatgtcattacaTTTAACACATAATGTTCAATAACAACTATCATTACACCCCACGTGAAGTtaccagaaacaacaacaatttcctCTAAAAGATTTCTAGTACAATTTGGGCAGGTTTGCACTATTaatactgctgcctcactgcactgtgttcagttcgggagtctgtacactacactgcgttgccataaaaaataagttcgcCTAATTTgccctaaaaccaaaagtttggaagaaagtgattatacttttcaaagtcctgcatttggcattgaatgcacaggcAGATTGACTCATGAGACCACAAtggattgggtattcctgactcttaccctatttacacctgaaagcatgctcattgagaaccattcaacacaaaatttccaataacagaatacttgataaaaaatagaattttaccattgttgatacatACTCATTGGTCTGGATTGGTGGCTTAGTCATTTCCGACTAATATTCTAATTCggtgaagtatactgtatgtatcttccactcaaatgattttaaagttgcattaagaaagtctaaaccctaaccctaatctagCCCAAATCCATGTCCAGAGAAAGGCTTAGGATCCCCACAAAGTGTAGACAATTTTTGAGGCATGGcaggacagaaataaaactttggaaagtgatatttcagtgttacctgaatattttttcatacacaTATGGCAAGGTACACTGCATTGtcataaaaaggaaatgttgtcaAATTTGCACTAAAAGCAAAAGCGTGAAGCTGATTTCAatgtagacaatttgtgattgcatggctgtattttaggacagaaatgaaatttaggaaaagtgatatttcaatgtcatctgaacagtttttttcttacaaatatgtctatacactgcattgccctaaaatggaatgttgcttcaaatgccctaaaatcaaaactttgataGAAAGTCATCATAAtattcaaactcttgcatttggcattgaacacacaggcatattaataaattaagccagcatttattgtgttttgctgacTGTCAGCCTAGGTAAGCCTGAAACTAGGCTCACTGAGAAAACCATTTAACAAGACATTGTTTATTACAGTCaagattttacaattgttgatacatgcTCTCTGGTTTGACGATGTTTCTTCGTCATACCCAACTAAAATTCTCAAAGTTAAAGCAGGGTagccatttgttttataaatgctaCTAGATTTATTAGGTTTGTATCACACATGAAAACATCACTGCAGTGAAGCTTTGTCTTGACTGCTTTGTCATCTGATTCAGCTGACGCCTCCAGTTATTGATAAGAATGATGGTGTTATTTCAAGGTGGTGCACTAACAGAAGAACACCATGTGAAATAGCTACAGGAGTCAACATGAATTAATATGACTGAAGTATACACCataaataatagaaacattgcatactttgctattttggggacacattttaacaataccaatgagaatgtttttggagTTACGGTCTAGAATGTGTTATACTTGATTCTATCAATCCTTGAAGTACCAGATCATTGACAATATACTGAAATACACTGAAAAGACTAATCTCCGCCACATGTTTCGTTCTATGTCTCTGTGTTAATCAGTATGAGGTAAAAGACCAACAGGCACCCTGGAAAGACTCAAGCTACTGGCCAGAGCTGGTAGTGGACACCAggccctgcagctctgcagtcAGTGAAGTGCAGATACCTTTCAATATTGCTCACCCAAGCACAAGTGCTGGAAATTCCTGAATAGTGAGCAGACAATGGAACTATACTCCTATGatttgaagaaaatcaaaatactagagcaagaaaaactagatttaacaacagaaaattgGGTATCGTACTGATCAAATGgggcaaaaaacaaatcaagatcatacatttacaaagcaaaaaaatatcacaaagcaggtaatgaagggtattgatatgtgtataacaatacaattccacatttaactgaatagatttaattcttaaatgtgcacatgtacattcattttgtattcaaagTTCATCACTGTAATCACAAAGCAAGTCACTGTTATGCTTCTGCTGATGTCACGGAATCTATGATGTCATCAAGCTGCACTAAGTTCCAAAGAAAATCCATCCAGCAGTCAGTGCAGGTATCTTGCTAAGGTGACACAATGCCAGGAGTTCTCTGCTGCTGGCCAAACTGCCTAAAACCAAATGGCCACAAAGagggaaagaagaagaagaagaaaagagtgaAACAGAAAGACTGTAAAGAAAGTCCAGCAAGGTCTGACCAACATGAACAGACCGTGAATTTCAGTGAGAGAGATGAAGCAAATGAGGAAGCCAGCCAGAAACATCAGCTGATGGAGAACAATCTTAAGCACAATGGACAGACAACAGACACTGtgaagacagaggaagaggcaaaaGACACAATCACATCAGACACATTGACAGTGAATAGAGAGCAGGTTATGATGAATGAGGAAGTGAAAATGGACACCATCAGTGAAcagaaggaagagagaggaacgGTCAATCAGATTGAGGACAATAAAGATGAAACACCAACCCTAGACCAAAAAttggaagaaaatctcagcATGAACGATGAAATGAAAGACCATCAATTTAAACAACATGAACGGCTGATCGTCCCAAGCAGCATAAAGgaggaaggaaagagaaattacaaagaggacaaagacaaaggaaaaggttacagagagcctgaagctcaggaagacacagaagtagcagaaaaggcagatggagagaaagagaaaagcaataGCCCTCAAAGGCATGAGAGGGGAGCTGGAAGCATGATGATCACAGATGACGAGGATGAAGGCAATGCCACTGCAGAAATGCAGATACTTCTAAGGATGGAGAAGAGTTCCCTCTTTGCCAAGAACAACCCTTCACCTCAAACAGAGAGCTGTGCAGGGGAGACAAATTCTGAAACTGAGACCAAAATCAACTGTCCCAGACCCTGGGAGCCCCTCCCTCAAAGGAAGAGACAGGCCCGTGAgacaagacagaaaaacaaactgccaaCAAATTGGTACGACCCTCCTAGCTCTGACAGCCAGCCACTACCATCAAGAGACACAgtctggagagagaggaaaatctcCTCTTCTACAAGAGTCGAGGGTCGCCCTGCTATATATTCCCAGCCCCATCAGAGGACTGAAGAtatgaggagagacaggagggattCGCATCCGCACTCTCTCCCCTTTACACCTCCACAGGACTCCTGGAAAAggaacagggaggagagagagatagccAGAGGGTCCAGGTTTCCAGAAGGAAACAGAAGGATTTGCTGTGGATTCCAAGGCTACAGCCATCAGAGACAGCAGGATGTGTccaggagacagacacagtcTTACCATCCAGGTGAGGCCAGAATCCCCTACCATACACACGTTgcagccaggaaacagaacaaGTGGGAGAATGAACAGAAATTCCCCCAAATCAGGCAGAACAGGGAAGAAACTTCAGAGAAGCAGAGGGGATGTGAGAGGAGGAGGCCTCGACTGGCTTTCCTCCAGACAGGATCAG
It encodes the following:
- the LOC138241073 gene encoding uncharacterized protein; amino-acid sequence: MPGVLCCWPNCLKPNGHKEGKKKKKKRVKQKDCKESPARSDQHEQTVNFSERDEANEEASQKHQLMENNLKHNGQTTDTVKTEEEAKDTITSDTLTVNREQVMMNEEVKMDTISEQKEERGTVNQIEDNKDETPTLDQKLEENLSMNDEMKDHQFKQHERLIVPSSIKEEGKRNYKEDKDKGKGYREPEAQEDTEVAEKADGEKEKSNSPQRHERGAGSMMITDDEDEGNATAEMQILLRMEKSSLFAKNNPSPQTESCAGETNSETETKINCPRPWEPLPQRKRQARETRQKNKLPTNWYDPPSSDSQPLPSRDTVWRERKISSSTRVEGRPAIYSQPHQRTEDMRRDRRDSHPHSLPFTPPQDSWKRNREEREIARGSRFPEGNRRICCGFQGYSHQRQQDVSRRQTQSYHPGEARIPYHTHVAARKQNKWENEQKFPQIRQNREETSEKQRGCERRRPRLAFLQTGSEAEAEPVHPQAPPKRQACARQWEQRVQVQGAGQNPQDLLCKKIWTLMGYGHRNK